ATTCCAGCCTCAGGCTGTCAGAGGAGAGGATAACACCCTGTTAAATAGCGCAACACCCATGTTAGCGTCGCACAGCAGGCTAACAGGCTGCTACAGTTGGCTTGTGGAAAAAGAGCCATGTCATCTCAGGAGACAGGACATCGCTTTATTAAAGCCAGAGGCTGGGCTTACACCCCTTACAGACAAAACCCTGGACATCCTGGTGTCAGGAACCAGGCAGGTCAACGTGGTGTCTTCGGAAGGGcaatgcagcaaaggcagggcAATACCAGCTAATTGTGGCGGGAGAATGGGGCAACTTCTAATTCAGGCAGAGGCAAGGCCACAGCCCCTGGTAGAGGTGCAGAGCCTGGCACCATCCCCTGCGGCAGGTGGAAGAGAGAACGAACTCGCCTGCCGGGCACCCAGGTGCAGGCGTAGGCTGGTGGAACTTCCTGCTATAGGCGGCAGGCAGGATCCTTGTCACAAGCAGCAGGCACTTTTGCCTGGGGCCAGGCTGAGGGTGGCACCCATCACGGGCAGAGGGCTAGGTCACCGGGGATCTGAAGAACGCCAGGTGGTCTCCGTGAGGCCTAAGAGCTGGGACTTGACCCCACCCTGAGGAAAGTGTGAATGTCACCTTCATGGCCTGGGCCCTAAGCCAAAACCCGGCTGGGGGAGGGGAACCCGCAGAGCATTGTTGGGGTTTGTGAAGTGGAAGCTGATGCTGTGAGCACCTCAGCTGTGAAGGGGGGCCAGGAAATAGGTtgggggaagaggaagcctgagttGGAAAGTCAGACAAAGAGAGTAACACAGAAACAAAGGCTAAGAGATGTAAAGTGAAAAACTTACTGGGCGACAAAGAGCCCAGAGCCCGTGccccaggcctggggcagggcagggggtccAGCTCACCTCAGTCCCTCTCTGGGTCCTTGGCACAATAGTAATAATACTACTGGTGACAGTAATGATAAGCAATAGAAAGCTGGCATTCACTGAGTGTTTGCTGTGCCTTGTCTCACTTAAGGCAGATCTAATGACCTATGGAGTGAGAATCAGCGTCTCCATTTGAGAGGTAAGAAAATAGATTCAGGATCTGAGGGACCGTCTCAAGGTCTACTAGAAATAGAGGAACTGGCTCTGAACCCAGGTCTACCAGAGCCTGCATTCTACACCTTCCCAATTTTATCAGGTGGGGGTGACTTGGGATTTTTAATTCTTTCCCAGTTCTGATCTTGAGTTTCCCACAAAGAAGCTGAGAGATAAGACAGAGAGCTAGAGCTGGAGCTGCTGGGGGAGGTGAGGACTcagcccaccccccactcccaaaCAGGCCTTCTCTCCTGAAGAAGAATCACTGGTCCAGGGACAAACCACAGACAGAGAACTTACACATGAATAATGACTGCGGAGACCTTAGTGGAAATTAGAGAAGGTGTTTATTGAGAAgcttggcgggggtggggggtggtctGTGAACAACTtcctttctcccccatccccagctggggcagggagggggagggacaggTCGTCTGAGCTTTGCCTCTCAGAACTTCTGAGAGTTAAACCCttcctcacccccacctcccgCCAGGTGCTGGGCCCTCTGGGGcatccctcccttctcccttcccaggCAGCCTGGGGAAAGGGCAGCCGGTGGCCCTCAACGGAGGGTGAAGCGTCGGGCGCTGATGTTCATGCGTGTGAGGCCGAGGTGCCGAAGTGGCGGTGCCAGGGCAAGGCCGGCCCCCctctccagctccagctccagctcgGCCTCGTCCAGCAACTCCTGGTGCAGGTGACAGACCTGGTCCACCTTCAGCTTGTGCAGCTGAGCCCACAGCCGCAGTAACTGCCCAGCCAGCTGCCGGTCCTGAGACTGCATCTCCCGCTATGACCAAGAGGGGGCGTGAGCCTTGGCTGGACTAGCCCTAGCCCTCTTGCCATTCGTCTCTCCCTATTGTTAATACCCTGGGCCTTTGGGCTGCTTCAGAGTGCCCCAGCCTCCTCTTACCCCATCTCTCAGATCTGGCTCCAGGCTGCTGGCTCTCCAACCAAGCTAAGGAGCTACCACTAAACAAATACAGTTGCCTGGGGCACCATCCTGGATCAGCCAAGACATCTGGGCATCTTGACATCTGCACATGGTGGCTTGAGAGCCACCTAGTCAACACTCAGGCTCCTCCGATTTCTGCCTACAGCTCAGTCAATGCCTCCTTTTGCACTTCACGGTATCTTTGAGATACAGAAAttcccagagcaggggagggCAGGTCTTCTCCCCCCATAACTGGTGGTCCCCTCAAAGGCAAGGCCAACAGAGCACATAGTCAGCGAATTGGATGGAATCCTTCTTCAGCACAGCTCCCTGAACAAAACACAGGACAAATCCATTCCGGGCTTCTCAGCACCAGgacacagccacaggaatgggcAGCTGCTGGGGGTAGCGTCCGTTCTCACTCCCTCCCCACACTCCTAGTCATGGGCCCCCAGCAGGACTGGCCTCTGCAAGGCTTCCCACCCCCACCAGACTCACCAGCTCCCGACGGAGCCACTCAAGAGCGGAGTCCATTGAGTCGAAGCCGCAGACCGCTCCAGATGCCCCTGGCCCAGAGCTGGCTTGGGCCCCGTGCCAGGCCTGGCTCTGGACCCGGGCTCTCCACTCCAGATAGGAGGGCCTCCGTGTCTGCAGCTGCAGCTTGGCCGTTAGTGCCTTCACTGTGTCCAGGCTCTTCTCCTTTTCATCCTCTTCATCCACTGCCTGGTATTTCAATGGCCACAGGGACATGGGAGCGTTGGGGTAGGGTTGGAGAAGAGCTGGCAATATTGCCCAAGAGGAGGTGAGAGAAATTGTGGGTGAAAGGAGTGTGCCAGGGTTTGTGTGATGGTGAATGTTCAAGGTGGCCCTGGGAGGCTGAGCGTGACGGCGGCGTGGGGGAGCAGATGGGTGTGGAAGGCCGAGTATGCAGGGGCTGGGATTTTCCTGAACTGCTAACCCAGGGAGCCACGTGGTGCCCATCTGGGTGGGGCAGGAGGAGCCCTGCTTCTCCTGCCTTAGATGAATTTTATTGTCTTTGCCCAGAAGGAGACATCCAGTTCCCAGAAAGGAAGTTGCTCCCGGATAAGGAAAGCATCATCCACACCAGAGTCTTGGCCTTCCTCCCAAGTCCCAAGTTAAGGTAGCAGGGACAGGGGAGGAAGCTTCCCCCGTCCTCACTCGTGATGCTGACGTTTCAGCAAAGGAATCGCGTCCAGAGCCCTGGCCTGGGAATCAGGAGACCTTGTGCAAGTCACTgcccctctctgggtctcagttggGGCAGAACAATGATTTCAAAGTAGACTCTAAGGAGACTTGGGGTGCCTTGGAAATTCCTcagggcagagggaagagcagagTTGCAGATGGGGTCTTAGCCCCCTTTCCCCTGTCGCTCCCAGGACTTCACCAGATTGGTTCCCTTTTTTAAACTTTGTGCTGAAAAGGCTTAAAACAATGTGCAGAAAAATGCACATATCATAAATACACAGCTTGAGAAATTCTCCCAGACTGACCACACCTATGTAACCAGTACCCAGATGAAACAATAGCATTACCAGCACCCCAGAATTTCTTCCATGGGCTCTGTCATGACTCCCCTAAGGGTAATTGCTACACTAATCGCTGGTAACATAGATCAGTTTTGCCCATTTATTTTCCAGGGTTTCTCAAACttcagcatgcatcagaatcacctggagagcttatTAAAACAGATGACTGGATTTgcacagcagcattattccccattgccaaaggatggaagcaacccaagtatccatcaactgatgaatgggtaaataaaatatggtacttAAATACAGTGGACTATTATTcagtattaaaaagaaatgaagttgtgattcatgagacaacatggatgaaccttgaagacatttgctgagtgaaataagccagacacaaaaggacatatctTGTACGTTCTCACTTAcacgaaataattagaattagtaaattcatagtcagaaactggAATACAGTACCAGGGGCTGGAGTGCAGGGAGGGAGTAGAGAGTtagtgcttaattggtacagagtttctgtttggggtgatggaaaaaattttggtaatggatggtagtgatggttgcacaatatcatgaatgtaattaatgccactgaattacgtatttgaatgtggttgaaaggggaaattttaagttgcatatatgttactggaataatttaaaaaaaaaggattgtacaacacagtgaaccttaatgtaaattatggactaaagttaatagtacaattatagtaatattatttcatcaattgtaacaaagttaccttcatactaatgcaaaatgttaataatagagaaaactgtatGTGAGGAAGAATAAAAGGGAACTCTGCAtattctgcatgacttttctgtaaacatactACTTCTGTAATATTGAGGGGGGGGACAGAAACACCTTGCTGGGTTTCACTGGCAAAGTTTCTGATTCCGTATGCCTGTCGTGGGGTTTGATCATTTGCAGTTCTAATTCCCAGGTGCTGGAGCTGGTCTGGAACTTCACGActtgtactcttttgtgtctgctttttaatatttattttacggGGAGGGGGTGTCCACCtatggttttattattttatttgaaagaaggattttgcttaaaaaaaaaacaaaccaaagtcTGGAACTAGGGTACCAGAAAACCTTTTATAAGCAGGAGTCAGTCTTACTCTTCTTAGTAATCAGCATCCAGCATAGGTTAGGCATCAGTAtttaaggaaggaaagaataattggatgaatggatgggtcCTCCACTAAATAGGTTTAACCTGGTAATTTACCAATTTAAGAGTGTCTCTTGCCACGCTGTAACCCTGCCATCAGAATTTCTTCGTTCATTTTGGGTCCCTCACACCTAACCCAAGACCCAGCTCAGAGTGTTGGCGATACACATTTGGTGAAAGGATGGAGTGATAGGTGAGGGCAGAACTCGGCCAAAAGTGGCCCCCACAGAGGGAGCCCTCAGGCAGTGCCTTCCAGCTGTGGAGAGGGAGGGGCGCCAGCTACACAGCTGCTTGCATTTAAGGTAGACCAAGGGACTTCCCCCACCCAAGCCCCAGATGTATGGGGACGAAATAGGCAGTTCCCTATTTCATGCCTACCCTTTCCAGACCTCTCACCAGAGGACAGGGGAAGAGGTGGTTATTTACgtatttttctttctaaagtcAGCTGTAGTGCGGGCACTCCAGGATTTAAAATATGTTGAGTGCCTCCTGCCccatcccatccccacccccaggcacTGGGCTGAGAGCTTTAGGCAAGATTATtgcccccatttcacagatgaggaaattgagattcGTAAAACAGGCTGTGGTCCCAGTCCTTGCTCGGAAGTGCGGACGACAGGAAGGGAAAATTCTTGTGCGATTCCTTCCTCCGAGGGGCCTCCTTAACAACTGTCCAGCCGGCGTCGCCAGTTGCCCAGTCAGTTCCTGTCCCTTTAGgagcccgccccgcccgcccgccgctcTGAGTCTGTCCTTCTGCTGAGCCCCAGGCCCCCCACGGGCTGCATGGAGTTCTCCGAACTGATTCGGACTGGCCGGGCCCAGGCAGAGCTCTCGCGCGGCTCGGAGGCGCCCCCGCTGCGCGGCACGCTGTGCGTCACCGGCCACCACCTGCTGCTGTCGCCAGGGCCCCAGGCGACTCCGGACCTGTGGCTGCTGCTCTTACGTAGTGTCGACTCCATCGAGAAGCGGTGAGACGTGGCGGGGGCGTCCCCAGAAATGGGGAGCGCGCGACCCCGCAGGGAAGGGGGGAAGAGCAAGCGCAGCTGGAGCTGGCAGCCCCCTGCATAACGGCCAATCCTATGAGACTCGCTTCTCGTCCCCCGGTGAGAAGTGGGGGACACTGACCCTGGAACCACCCGTCCTCAGGGTTGCGGGTGACTCGGGCACCATCACGCTGCGCTGTAAGGACCTGCGTGTGTTCCAGCTGGACATAGAGGGCGTGGAAGCGACTCTGGACATCGCCCGCTCCATTGAGGTACGCCGGGGGCGCGACAGAGACCCTTAAGCAACCCCTATCCTGTAGCGAGGGGAGTAAACAGCCTACTGGGAGAGGGAAATCCGCATCCAGCGTTATCCCTGGGCACAGCTAAATggcgggggtggggtgcagggtgGTGGGGAACGTTGAGAGGTGGGAGCTGCAAAGCGAGGGGCTGGAGAGGGGCAAAGGCGTGATTCCGACCTTTTCCAGACCCCCTGACTTCCTTCCCCAGGCGCTGTCCTCCCTGGAATCTGTCATCACCTCCTTTCCGTTCTTCTACCGTCCCAGGGGCCTGAGATTGGGCGACGCCTGGCACTTCCACCCGCCCGAACGCTACTACAAGCGAGTAGCTCGCGAGGTGGGCGCGGTCGTGGGGGCCGGGGATAGGAGTGCGCCGGGCCTGGAAGGGGAGCGGGGACGGGGCACTCTGGGTGCCCTAGATCTGGCCTTCGCCCCTCCCTGCGCCGCAGACCAACGCTTGGCGGCTGAGCGAGGCGAACGAGGACTTCAGCTTGTGCCCCAGTTACCCCCGCGCGCTGATCGTGCCTCGCGCGGTGGACGACGAGGCCCTGGCGCGCAGCGCCCGCTTCCGCCAGGGAGGCCGCTGCCCGGTGCTCAGCTACTACCACGCTCCCAGCGGAACCgtgagccccgccccgcccccgaggCCGCCCGCCTCCCTTCTCGGTCTTTTTCTGCACTGGGCAGGCCAATCCGCCGCCAGGCGACTGCCCGGGATCCGGCCCTTTCCTGCCCGGCGCCCCTGCCTCCAGCAGGCCCCGCCTCGCGCGCGCGTTTTGGGTCTCGGCTTTCCCTGGCCCCGCCCACGGCCCGCCGGAGCCGCTGAAAACCCAGTTCCTGCTCCGTCCACTCCGGGGCCCGCCCACAGCCTACCGATTAGGCCTCCCCGGTCCCTCCTGAGCCCAGCCAGACCTGGGTCCGACCCCTCCCGAGTTCCGCCCCCAAGGCCCCTACCCGTCGGCCCCGCCTTTGCCGCTCTAGCCGCGCCGCTTCCCCAGGGGCTCCCGCTGCGCGGCCTGGGAGCCTGGGCTGGGTGGGGACGGCCCTGGAGCTGGGTCCCTGCCTGCAGGTGCTGCTACGTTCCAGCCAGCCGCTGACCGGGCCCCAGAAGCGGCGCTGCGCCGAAGACGAGGAGCTGCTGCAGGCTGTGCTGGCGGGGGCTCGGCCTGGGGCCCGCGGCTTCGTCGTGGACACGCGCTCGGCCCAGGCTGCTAAACAGGCCCGCCTAACCGGCGGCGGCACGGAGGCCAAGGCCGCCTATCCTGGCTGGAAACGGCTGCACCGGCCCCTGGAGAGGTGAGGGAGACCGCGGGGCTTCCCGTGCTCTCCCAAGCGCTCTCCCCCAggattctgtgtgtgtgtaggtgcATCTGCGGGGAACCTTGGAGACTGCCATACTGCTACGTGGGCCTCTCCACTTGCACATCCCCACGGACAGAGCTCAGTGCTCTGTAAGCGCCCCAACTTTGCCTGTAAAAAAAATCTACCTCTTGACATTAAACTGAAATTTGTCTTCCTGGAACAAACCCCTACACACATACCCAGCCCTGCCCTGAGGGCCTGTATAGGGGGCAGGTGTCCCCTCTGTCCCCAAGCAATGGTAGAGCGAAGAGGATGTCCGGTGGGAGTTTCGGGGCTTTGAGAGTGGACTGCTCCCTTCACCAAAAAACAAACTCTgttgattcatttattcagtcgACATTGATTGAGCACAGGAGCTGTGGTGGTCCTACCAGTCCAGGCAAGGCTGAGAGATCAGTGGTAGATGGCAACTGGAATTCAAAAGGATAAGTGGGACCACAAAGGAGGCATCCCTCTCTTAGTATAGGGAGTCCAAAGAAGGGTTCTCTGAAAATCGGATGCTCTAGCTGAGACCTGGAAAGGAGGAGGAGTTAGCCAGAAAGAGGGCATTCCAGGTAGAGGGAACTGCAGGGGTAGATCGGCAGAGAGCCTGGCCGTTTGTCCCCATATTGGGAACTGCAAGTACTTCATTATGGCAGGACTATAGAGTGGGAGGTGGGAGTAGAGAGAGAGGGGGCTTGCAGCCACAGCAAAAGCCCAAAGGCCGTGATCATGAGTTTGGACTACATCCTAAAGGCAGTGGGCAGTCACGCGCAGTGGTGCTGTgagcaaggaatgccatgccacgcaagggtatccCCCCGCAGAGGAGCCCCAGGtgaaagagtgcgccctgtaaggagagctgctctgcaggaaaaaagcgcagccggcccaggagtgatgccacacacacagagttcatgcagcaagatgatgcaacaaaaaaagctacacagtttcccggtgctgaatgacaagaatgcaaagtggacacagaagaacatacagcgaatggacacagagagtagtcAACGGgccaaggaaaggggagagaaataaataaaataaattttaaaagaataataaaagagGCAGTGGGCAGCCACGGAAGGCTTTaaagcaaggaagaaagagcCATTTCAGGGAAGTAGGAGTAGATGCTGGAATCCCAAGAGTATTCAGACTGGGGCTCCCCAGAGTGTCCTGTAACTCTCTCATCAGATTGGGGAACTTCCAGGGTACTGGATCTTCCCAGGGTATTGGGGGCTTCCCAGGgcattctgtttccccagagggCTGTGACCTTTCCCCAGATAATGTTGTAAACCAGTCCCCTGCCAAGAGACTAAGTCTCCCAGAGGGTCTTTGTTTCCCCTATCAGGTTGGGGAATCTCCAAGGATGCTCAAGGATACTGAAGCACTTCCATCAGATTAGATTTTCAGTGGATTCTATGCTCTCTGAGACTGGCCCCCCAAaaggccccctgcccctcccatcaCAGGGGCTCCTGCagggctctttgtctctctccttgATCTGATGCACTCCCGCTCCCAGGCCATGAATGCCAGGAGCTTGGGCTGGGGAGGGATGACCACTGGACTCCCATTTTCCCAGGGGGCGGCCCCTACAGGAGAGCTTCGTATACCTGGTGGAGGCTTGTGGGGACTCGGAACAGAGCATGGACCGCTGGCTTAGTCGGCTAAAGGGCTGCCGCTGGCTGGTGCACGTGAAGGAGGCGCTGAGCACTGCCTGCCTGGCAGCACAGGGCATGGAGAGGTAAGGCCCCCACCTATGAggcagagaacagagcagctggggCAGGGCTCTCCATCCCTGGGCACGGAACTGTCTGAGTAAGCAAGAGTAGGCTCCTTCTGGCCCAGCCACCCCTGGCTGCTGTTGATGAGTCCTGGGCCCACAGGGAAGGGGCCTgcatccttgtgcatggggctgaAGGCACAGACAGCACCCTGCTCGTGACTTCCCTGGCCCAACTCATCCTGGACCCCATGAGTCGGACCATGGCTGGATTCCAGGAGCTGGTTGAGCGCGAGTGGATCCAGGTAAGTGGTCACCCAGACCCAGCCCTACCCCTCCATCCAGAAACCGCTGCTTCCTTGTGCCCATTGCCCTGTCCCCTCCCTAGGCCGGCCACCCCTTCCAGCTGCGCTGTGCCAGCTCGGCCTTCTCTCATGCCAGCCCCAAGCACGAGGcacccacctttctcctcttcctggacTGCGTGTGGCAGCTGGGCCGCCAGTTCCCGCTGTCGCTGGAGTTTGGGGAGGGGCTGCTGGTGGCACTGTTTGAGCACGCCTATGCCTCCGCTTTTGGCACCTTCCTCTGCAACAGTGAAAAGGAGAGGTGAGCTAAGGGGGTGCCAGGGCGGGTTAGGGGGCAGGCACAGGAAGCGGTCAGGCACTTGCTGCATTGCATTGGCGCCTTATTTCCCTGGAACTCATCTTTCCCTTGTAAGTGAGTTTCTCTTTAGGAAAACAGTATTTCTCCTCTCCTGCCTCCAGGCCTCACACTCCCCTCTAACTTCTGCATACTCAGAGGATAGGCCTAAAGCCAATTCTTCACACCTTCTCATCCTGCCCAGCCAAGAGCAAACATGCCTTTAGCTTGAAAACAAGGACCAGAGGGAAAGATTGCtgcaaaaagaaatcatttcTGGAGCTCTCTGCCACTTTGCAGGGCTGAGTCCAGTGAAGCAGAGCATAGAGGTTGAAAGCGGAGTCATTGTTTGGGCTCAAGTTCAAGCTCCCCTTCACCCACTGGGTGGTCTTGAACAAACCTCTCTgggtctgtttcctcatctgcagcAGGAGGAGGACTAAATTAGTAGCTGTAATCTATGGGGGTTGTGAGAATTAACTGAGTTTAACATAGCTCTTGGTACACTGCCAAGAAGTGGTAGTTTTTATTTGGGTGGCTGGTTGCACGTGCTCCCAATAAGCCCCCATAAGCCACTTTGTCTCATCACACTGAGGAAAGGCAGGAGGTAGGATTTGCTCCTCTCCAAGATGGGGTCAGATTTCGTTTTCTTACCACCCTTCCACACCGACACATCTTGTTTTCATTAACTCCACTAGTGGGTCATCTGCGTTAGAAAACTCATCTTTATTCTCCACCTTCTCCCCATCTTCATGTTCAACCTCACTCCTAAACATTACATAACTTAGACCTCTCCTATCAAAGTGCCCTTCCTACTGCCGTACTCAAAACTCTTGTTCCTTCCAATCAGGACCATTGGAATCGCTCCTCACTCTTCTCCCTATCTCCACTTTCCTAAGTTTTTCTGACTCTTCAGTCCAGATCTATCAATATTCACGTTGGGCTCTTTGTCACTTTGCTTTTCCACATGCGGTTCCCTCCTAAGTGTTTTCCTGTCTCTGCACACCTGGCCAATACACCCAGCTCAAATATCAAAGATCATGTTCCTAATGAAACTTCCTTGATGCTTTTGGGCAAAGCTAAATTGATTTCTCCCTCTAAACAGAATGGCTGAGGAACTAGGATTTTGTCCTGTTCCTGCTCTATTCTAGTTCCCAGTACAGGATCTGGCTGGCAGTAAAGTTTGCAGGAGAAATGAGAGGCTATTGTTGCCCCGGGGTGGATCTCACCCCACTAACCAGTCCCCTAACCCCCACCCCAGAACTCCAGGGGGCAGACCTGGGGCTGGAAATTGACTCTTCTACTCCCTACAGATGCCTGTGTGAAGTGAGGACTCGAACACACTCCCTGTGGTCCAGACTTAACCAGCCAAAAGAACAGCGGAAACTCCGGAACCCACTCTATGTCCTTAACCCCCTGGCCATCTGGCCCTCTGTGGAACCCCAGAGCCTGCGACTATGGCAAGGTGACTCCTTCCTCCCGCCCTGCCCCCGCTTTCCCATGAGTTCTCTCCTTTGCTCAACTTCCTTACCTATCCTCCTCCTCTACAGGCCTGTTTTTGCGCTGGAGCCGCCCTCCTGAGCCTTCAGAGGTGGCATGGGAGAAGGTGTGGCAAATAGTGACAGAAAGGGAGCAGACAGGGGACTCTCAGCCAACAGCCTCATCCTCTGAGCCCCAACCCTAAGCACTGGCTGCTCCTTGGATAGTGACTGAGACGTGCTTGAGACCTTTGCGGGCTCCTCAGCAACTCCGGACCCTGGGTGATTGCAGTGTAACCCAGCGTAGCCCAGGATACTGAAGTTCCAGCTTTGAAGTGTCCAAAGTGTAAGGAGAAGGCCCAAATAATAAAGGTATCCATGACTAGCATCAGCTTGCTGGGGTGTCAGTGAGAGGGAAAATGATGAAACAGACCCCACAAAATATCTGACTACAAACCAATTATTTCCAGACTAATTTATTTCTCAGAGTCCAAAATGTTCTGTGGGCAACCTCCCTGGTCCGGATGGAGATCCAGCTGCTTAAGCTTCAAACTCAAACTCAAAGTACTGTGGGTCGAAGTAATGGATGCGAACGTAACCATCTTCTCCGCCGCTGCTATAGCTGGAAAAAGACAGCCAGGGATCAGTGAGATGCCCGCTCTGGGAGAGGCAGGCCTGTGGGGCAAGGCATGGGAAAGGGGCAGAGACCCGACCCTGCTGAGCTCAGCGCCCGTAGCTAGGGCCCCACCTCTTGCCATCAGGATGAAAGGCTACACTGTTGATAGGTCCGAAGTGGCCCTTGACTCTTCCAAACTCTTCTTCAAAGGCCAAATGGAAGAACCTGGGGGAGAAAAGGTGAAGGGAAGGAACACACTTAATTCACTTTCCATCTCTTTCGGAACACACTGAGGTAGCACTTCCCAAATCCAAACT
Above is a genomic segment from Dasypus novemcinctus isolate mDasNov1 chromosome 9, mDasNov1.1.hap2, whole genome shotgun sequence containing:
- the FAM167B gene encoding protein FAM167B, coding for MSLWPLKYQAVDEEDEKEKSLDTVKALTAKLQLQTRRPSYLEWRARVQSQAWHGAQASSGPGASGAVCGFDSMDSALEWLRRELREMQSQDRQLAGQLLRLWAQLHKLKVDQVCHLHQELLDEAELELELERGAGLALAPPLRHLGLTRMNISARRFTLR
- the LOC101444217 gene encoding myotubularin-related protein 9-like — translated: MEFSELIRTGRAQAELSRGSEAPPLRGTLCVTGHHLLLSPGPQATPDLWLLLLRSVDSIEKRVAGDSGTITLRCKDLRVFQLDIEGVEATLDIARSIEALSSLESVITSFPFFYRPRGLRLGDAWHFHPPERYYKRVARETNAWRLSEANEDFSLCPSYPRALIVPRAVDDEALARSARFRQGGRCPVLSYYHAPSGTVLLRSSQPLTGPQKRRCAEDEELLQAVLAGARPGARGFVVDTRSAQAAKQARLTGGGTEAKAAYPGWKRLHRPLERGRPLQESFVYLVEACGDSEQSMDRWLSRLKGCRWLVHVKEALSTACLAAQGMEREGACILVHGAEGTDSTLLVTSLAQLILDPMSRTMAGFQELVEREWIQAGHPFQLRCASSAFSHASPKHEAPTFLLFLDCVWQLGRQFPLSLEFGEGLLVALFEHAYASAFGTFLCNSEKERCLCEVRTRTHSLWSRLNQPKEQRKLRNPLYVLNPLAIWPSVEPQSLRLWQGLFLRWSRPPEPSEVAWEKVWQIVTEREQTGDSQPTASSSEPQP